The Drosophila bipectinata strain 14024-0381.07 chromosome 2L, DbipHiC1v2, whole genome shotgun sequence genome has a segment encoding these proteins:
- the LOC108126895 gene encoding MTOR-associated protein MEAK7 — protein sequence MGNASGKRDTDNLFTSEELRMLESAYKNASGGALEKLTQDRLVETWSQTIERSLAESTAQFLFTPTKPGQSCINIPLRKFGEPFYIMERGTIDQKLQMLLSSLQRSGNDTFNIKQLEQYIYSVIKSYVHLESTSKGSCIKDWQDLGFNTTERSTCTFAKGLMRNLGKELEHSMPNEALERWLHITPQFLQIWREVFSQLYSRHGGSKRNIIKEMEIPILPELCDAPQNSHYRPIIELPHVVYINAQLPRELRHKWRFLFSSKINGESFSTMLGKVMDKGPTLFFIEDEDQYIFGGYASESWSLKPQFGGDDSSLLYTLSPAMRCFTATGYNDHYQYLNLNQQTMPNGLGMGGQFEFWGLWVDCMFGDGQSVESCTTYRDYVQLSKRKQFKIRNMEVWAVGDLPVKDEDEEGAGDQKRSVLDSNLEDRAMLEIAGKKMHSDGLREPGMDD from the exons ATGGGAAATGCGAGCGGAAAACGGGATACGGATAATCTCTTCACGTCGGAGGAGCTACGCATGCTGGAATCGGCCTACAAGAATGCATCTGGCGGAGCCCTGGAAAAACTGACCCAAGACAGATTGGTG GAAACTTGGTCGCAAACCATTGAACGATCACTGGCCGAGAGCACAGCTCAATTTTTGTTTACACCGACAAAGCCGGGACAGTCATGTATCAACATACCCCTGCGGAAATTTGGAGAGCCCTTCTATATCATGGAGCGCGGCACCATCGACCAGAAGCTTCAAATGCTTCTCTCCTCGCTCCAGAGATCCGGAAACGACACCTTTAATATCAAGCAATTGGAGCAG TACATCTATTCGGTGATCAAAAGCTATGTGCATTTGGAAAGCACTTCAAAGGGTTCATGCATCAAGGACTGGCAGGATTTGGGCTTCAACACCACGGAACGATCGACCTGCACCTTTGCCAAGGGTCTGATGCGTAATCTCGGCAAGGAACTGGAGCACAGTATGCCCAATGAGGCACTGGAACGATGGCTTCACATTACGCCGCAGTTTCTCCAAATTTGGCGAGAAGTGTTTAGTCAGTTGTATTCCCGTCATGGCGGTAGCAAGCGGAACATTATCAAGGAAATGGAAATACCCATATTACCAGAGCTGTGTG ATGCCCCTCAGAATAGTCACTATCGCCCAATCATCGAACTGCCACATGTCGTCTACATCAACGCTCAACTGCCCCGGGAGTTGCGTCACAAGTGGCGCTTCCTCTTCTCATCGAAGATCAATGGCGAAAGCTTTTCCACAATGCTGGGCAAAGTAATGGACAAAGGACCAACGCTGTTCTTTATCGAGGACGAGGATCAATACATTTTCGGTGGCTATGCGTCGGAATCCTGGTCATTGAAGCCCCAATTCGGAGGCGATGACAGTTCATTGCTCTACACTCTGAGTCCGGCAATGAGGTGTTTTACGGCCACAGGTTATAACGATCACTATCagtatttgaatttgaatcaGCAGACGATGCCGAATGGCCTG GGAATGGGCGGTCAGTTTGAATTCTGGGGCCTCTGGGTTGATTGTATGTTTGGGGATGGACAGAGTGTTGAAAGCTGCACCACATATCGGGATTATGTGCAGCTAAG cAAACGCAAGCAGTTTAAGATCCGTAACATGGAGGTCTGGGCCGTGGGTGACTTACCGGTTAAAGATGAGGATGAAGAAGGGGCAGGTGATCAG aaacGCTCTGTCTTGGACAGCAATTTGGAAGATCGCGCCATGCTCGAAATAGCTGGCAAGAAAATGCATTCGGATGGCTTACGTGAACCCGGCATGGATGATTGA
- the ninaC gene encoding neither inactivation nor afterpotential protein C, with product MYLPYSQLPDPTDKFEIYEEIAQGVNAKVFRAKELDNDRIVALKIQHYDEEHQVSIEEEYRTLRDYCDHPNLPEFYGVYKLSKPNGPDEIWFVMEYCSGGTAVDMVNKLLKLDRRMREEHIAYIIRETCRAAIELNRNHVLHRDIRGDNILLTKNGRVKLCDFGLSRQVDSTLGKRGTCIGSPCWMAPEVVAAMEAREPDITVRADVWALGITTIELADGKPPFADMHPTRAMFQIVRNPPPTLMRPTNWSQQINDFISECLEKNAENRPMMVEMVEHPFLTELIENEDEMRSDISEMLELSRDVKSLYKEPELFVDRGYVKRFDEKPERMHPEDLAALENPVDESIIESLRNRMMMGESYSFIGDILLSLNSNDIRNEFPEEFHAKYRFKSRSENQPHIFSVADIAYQDMLHHREPQHIVLSGESYSGKSTNAKLLIKHLCYLGAGNRGATGRVESSIKAILMLVNAGTPVNNDSTRCVLQYCLTFGKTGKMSGAVFNMYMLEKLRVATTDGTQHNFHIFYYFYDFINKQNQLKEYNLKADRNYRYLRVPPEVPPSKLKYRRDDPEGNVEHFREFENILRDLDFNHKQLETVRKVLSAILNIGNIRFRQSGKCAEVENTDIVSRISELLRVDEKKFMWSLTNFIMVKGGIAERRQYTTEEARDARDAVASTIYSRLVDFIINRINMNMSFPRAVFGDTNAIVIHDMFGFECFNRNGLEQLMINTLNEQMQYHYNQRIFISEMLEMEAEDIDTVNFNFYDNKTALDNLLTKPDGLFYIIDDASRSCQDQDLIMDRVCEKHSQFVKKHTATEISVAHYTGRIIYDTRAFTDINRDFVPPEMIETFRSSLDESIMAMFTNQLTKAGNLTMPFEAVQHKDDTERRSYALNTLSAGCISQVNNLRTLAANFRFTCLSLLKMLSQNPSLGVHFVRCIRADLEYRPRAFHSDVVQQQMKALGVLDTVVARQKGFSSRLPFEEFLRRYQFLAFDFDEPVEMTKDNCRLLFLRLKMEGWALGKTKVFLRYYNDEFLSRLYEVQVKKVIKVQSMMRALLARKRVKGGKVFKMGKKGQEHHDVAASKIQKAYRGFREKIRLPPLVNEKTGQLNENTADFIRPFAKKWREKSIFQVLLYYRAARFQDFVNLSQQVHIYNQRMVAGLNKCTRAVPFERINMREVNSSQLGPLPVPIKKMPFRLDQIPFYDTQYMVDPANSISRQTFPNQLLMQQLEDDEPWDSPLQRNPSMTSCALTYNAYKKEQACQTNWDRMGESDNIYNQGFFRDPQQLRRNQMQMNMNAYNNAYNSYSSNQNWGVHRSGSRRNSLKGYAAPPPPPPMPSSNYYRNNPSQQQRNYQQRSSYPPSDPVRELQNMARNEGDNSEDPPFNFKAMLRKTNYPRGSETSTYDFNNRRGSDADQHTFQAPKLRSTGRRFQEDEGYNSSSGNYGVGRNFGHQQRTPTLRQNPTSVGRSFEDNNARSFEEAGSYVEEEIAPGVTLSGYAVDI from the exons ATGTATTTACCGTACTCGCAACTGCCGGATCCGACGGATAAGTTTGAGATCTATGAGGAGATTGCCCAGGGTGTGAATGCCAAGGTATTTCGGGCCAAGGAGTTGGACAATGATCGCATTGTGGCCTTGAAGATCCAGCATTATGATGAAGAGCACCAGGTATCCATCGAGGAGGAGTATCGCACTCTGAGGGATTACTGTGACCATCCGAATCTACCGGAATTTTATGGAGTCTACAAGCTGTCGAAACCCAATGGACCCGATGAGATCTGGTTTGTCATGGAG TACTGCTCCGGTGGAACCGCCGTGGATATGGTTAACAAGCTCCTCAAACTCGACCGCCGTATGCGAGAGGAGCACATTGCCTATATCATTCGGGAAACGTGCCGGGCAGCCATCGAGCTGAACCGTAATCATGTCCTGCATCGGGACATTCGCGGCGATAACATCCTCTTGACCAAAAATGGAAGAGTTAAGCTTTGCGATTTCGGACTGTCCCGTCAAGTGGATTCGACTTTGGGAAAGCGGGGAACCTGCATTGGTTCACCCTGCTGGATGGCACCGGAAGTGGTTGCCGCCATGGAGGCCCGGGAACCGGATATCACCGTGAGGGCGGATGTCTGGGCCTTGGGCATCACCACCATTGAATTGGCCGATGGCAAGCCACCGTTTGCTGACATGCATCCCACCAGGGCCATGTTCCAAATTGTGAGGAATCCTCCGCCGACCCTGATGCGTCCCACCAACTGGTCGCAGCAGATCAATGACTTCATCTCCGAGTGTCTGGAGAAGAATGCCGAGAATCGGCCAATGATGGTCGAAATGGTGGAACATCCATTCCTCACTGAGCTCATCGAAAACGAGGATGAGATGCGTTCGGATATTTCAGAGATGCTGGAGCTATCCAGGGATGTGAAATCGCTCTACAAGGAGCCAGAACTCTTTGTGGATCGTGGCTATGTGAAGAGATTCGATGAGAAGCCGGAACGGATGCACCCAGAAGATTTGGCCGCCCTGGAGAATCCAGTGGATGAAAGTATCATTGAGTCTCTACGAAACCGCATGATGATGGGAGAATCCTACAGTTTCATTGGGGATATTCTGTTGTCCTTGAATTCAAATGATATTCGCAATGAGTTTCCCGAGGAG TTCCATGCCAAGTACCGCTTCAAGTCACGTTCTGAGAATCAGCCACATATTTTCTCCGTGGCCGACATCGCCTACCAGGACATGTTGCATCACCGTGAGCCCCAGCACATTGTGCTATCCGGCGAGAGTTACTCCGGAAAATCGACCAATGCCAAGCTGCTGATCAAGCACCTGTGCTACCTGGGTGCCGGAAATCGCGGGGCCACCGGGCGTGTGGAGAGCTCCATCAAGGCCATTCTCATGTTGGTGAATGCCGGAACTCCGGTGAACAACGACTCCACCAGGTGTGTGTTGCAGTATTGTCTGACCTTTGGAAAAACCGGAAAGATGAGCGGAGCCGTCTTTAATATGTACATGCTGGAGAAGCTGAGGGTGGCCACCACGGATGGCACCCAGCATAATTTCCACATTTTCTACTACTTCTATGATTTCATTAACAAGCAGAATCAACTAAAAGAGTACAATCTCAAGGCCGACAGGAACTATCGATATCTGCGTGTTCCACCGGAAGTTCCGCCATCGAAGTTGAAATACCGTCGCGATGATCCCGAGGGAAATGTCGAGCACTTCCGGGAGTTTGAGAATATCCTTCGTGATTTGGATTTCAATCACAAGCAATTGGAAACAGTTCGCAAGGTTTTGTCGGCCATTTTGAATATTGGCAACATCCGTTTCCGGCAGTCTGGCAAGTGTGCCGAAGTTGAGAACACCGATATTGTTTCAAGGATTTCAGAGTTACTGAGAGTAGATGAAAAGAAATTCATGTGGTCATTGACCAACTTCATTATGGTGAAAGGAGGCATTGCCGAGAGGCGTCAATATACCACGGAGGAAGCCCGGGATGCCCGAGATGCAGTGGCCAGCACTATTTATTCACGGTTGGTGGACTTTATCATCAACAGGATCAACATGAACATGTCCTTCCCCAGGGCTGTATT TGGCGACACCAACGCCATTGTTATCCACGACATGTTCGGCTTCGAATGCTTCAATCGCAATGGCCTGGAACAACTAATGATCAACACCCTGAATGAACAGATGCAGTATCATTATAATCAAAGGATCTTCATCAGTGAAATGCTGGAAATGGAGGCCGAGGACATTGATACCGTCAACTTCAATTTCTACGATAACAAAACGGCTCTTGATAATCTGCTGACCAAGCCGGATGGTCTGTTCTATATTATCGATGATGCCTCAAGATCTTGCCAGGATCAGGACTTGATAATGG ATCGCGTTTGTGAGAAACACAGCCAGTTTGTGAAGAAGCACACTGCCACTGAGATTTCCGTGGCTCACTATACGGGCCGTATTATTTACGATACGCGTGCTTTCACGGACATCAACAGGGACTTTGTTCCACCGGAAATGATCGAGACTTTCCGGTCCTCGCTGGACGAGAGTATCATGGCCATGTTCACGAATCAATTGACCAAGGCCGGCAACCTTACCATGCCTTTCGAGGCTGTCCAGCATAAAGATGATACCGAACGCAGGTCCTAT GCTCTGAACACCCTGAGTGCCGGCTGCATTTCGCAGGTGAATAATCTCCGTACTTTGGCGGCCAATTTCCGGTTCACctgcctcagcctgctcaaaATGCTCAGCCAGAATCCGAGTCTGGGAGTGCACTTTGTCCGTTGCATACGGGCCGATCTGGAGTACAGGCCCAGGGCATTCCACTCGGATGTGGTGCAGCAGCAGATGAAGGCCCTGGGTGTCCTAGACACAGTGGTTGCCAGGCAGAAGGGTTTCAGCTCACGGCTGCCCTTCGAGGAGTTCCTGAGGCG TTACCAATTCCTGGCCTTTGACTTTGATGAGCCTGTGGAAATGACTAAGGACAACTgccgtcttttgtttttgcgcctCAAGATGGAAGGATGGGCTTTGGGCAAGACCAAGGTCTTTTTGCGTTACTACAATGATGAGTTCTTGTCAAG ATTATACGAAGTACAGGTTAAGAAGGTTATTAAGGTTCAGTCCATGATGCGAGCCTTGCTGGCACGAAAACGCGTCAAAGGCGGCAAAGTTTTCAAAA TGGGCAAGAAGGGCCAGGAGCATCACGATGTGGCAGCCTCCAAGatacaaaaag CCTATCGGGGATTCCGTGAAAAAATTCGTCTACCGCCACTGGTCAACGAGAAGACCGGACAGCTGAATGAGAACACGGCGGACTTTATCCGGCCATTTGCCAAGAAATGGCGCGAAAAGTCCATCTTCCAGGTTCTGCTGTACTACAGGGCGGCTCGTTTCCAGGACTTTGTCAACTTGTCGCAACAG GTCCACATTTACAATCAACGAATGGTGGCCGGACTGAACAAGTGCACCCGGGCTGTGCCCTTTGAGAGGATCAACATGCGAGAGGTCAACTCCTCTCAGCTGGGACCGCTGCCAGTGCCCATAAAGAAGATGCCCTTCCGGTTGGATCAGATACCCTTCTACGACACCCAGTACATGGTCGATCCGGCCAACTCCATCTCCCGTCAGACGTTCCCCAATCAGCTCCTGATGCAGCAACTGGAGGACGACGAGCCCTGGGACAGTCCTCTGCAGCGCAATCCTTCGATGACCTCGTGTGCCCTGACCTACAATGCCTACAAAAAGGAGCAGGCCTGCCAGACCAACTGGGATCGCATGGGCGAGAGTGATAACATCTATAATCAAGGATTCTTCAGGGATCCACAGCAGCTGAGGAG AAACCAAATGCAAATGAACATGAATGCCTATAATAATGCCTACAACAGCTACAGTAGCAATCAGAACTGGGGTGTCCATCGATCGGGATCCCGACGCAATTCCCTGAAGGGCTATGCTGCACCACCTCCTCCACCGCCCATGCCCTCGTCCAATTATTATCGAAACAATCCCAGCCAGCAGCAGCGAAATTATCAGCAGAGGTCGTCCTATCCACCATCGGATCCGGTGAGGGAGCTCCAGAACATGGCACGCAATGAAGGAGat AACTCGGAGGATCCACCGTTCAACTTCAAGGCTATGCTGCGCAAGACCAACTATCCCAGGGGCTCTGAGACCAGCACCTATGACTTCAACAATCGTCGCGGATCGGACGCTGATCAGCACACATTCCAGGCGCCCAAACTCCGGTCCACGGGCCGCAGATTCCAGGAGGACGAAGGCTATAACTCCTCGTCTGGGAACTATGGTGTGGGCAGGAACTTTGGCCATCAGCAACGGACACCAACGCTGCGGCAGAATCCGACCAGTGTTGGTCGTAGTTTCGAGGACAACAACGCCAGGTCCTTTGAGGAGGCAGGATCCTACGTAGAGGAGGAAATAGCTCCCGGAGTGACACTCTCCGGCTATGCCGTGGATATCTAA